A genome region from Bradyrhizobium sp. WSM1417 includes the following:
- a CDS encoding CBS domain-containing protein: MYKFLDQTVDGYMTRKVQTAKRDFDLLKLSEMFERDDFNSYPVEDDGQVVGVVTKFDILKCFAFTPNQMLPRYRDLMSRKVGEVMTPEFIYVSPETRLTRVLQIIVEHRIRSTIVLDSTQKLVGIIAREDVITALKATASARVSQAKR, from the coding sequence GTGTACAAGTTTCTTGATCAGACCGTCGACGGCTACATGACACGCAAAGTCCAGACGGCCAAGCGAGATTTCGATCTGCTCAAGCTGAGCGAGATGTTCGAGCGCGACGATTTCAACAGCTACCCGGTTGAGGATGATGGGCAGGTGGTCGGCGTCGTCACCAAATTCGACATTTTGAAGTGCTTCGCCTTTACTCCGAACCAGATGTTGCCGCGTTATCGTGATTTGATGAGCCGCAAGGTTGGCGAAGTGATGACGCCCGAGTTCATATATGTCAGTCCCGAAACGAGGCTGACGCGCGTGCTCCAGATTATTGTCGAGCACCGCATCCGGAGCACCATCGTGCTCGACAGCACCCAAAAGCTGGTCGGAATCATCGCCCGCGAGGACGTCATCACGGCGCTGAAGGCGACCGCGAGCGCGCGAGTGTCTCAAGCTAAGCGGTAG
- the hemN gene encoding oxygen-independent coproporphyrinogen III oxidase — protein MRSDLAQSYGQDRLPHYTSYPPAPHFSPAIAEADYRNWLKSLSPRKSASIYLHVPFCRSMCCHCDCHTSVTKKDDPIAVYTSGLRTEAHLVAQTIGHRLPISHIHFGGGTPTIMTPGAFADLVGALRYSYFVLPDAELAVEIDPRTLTEAMAEALGYSGVTRASLGVQSFDPAVQRAIDRLQSFGQTAKGVEQLRRSGVGRLNFDLLYGLPLQTVQSCLDTVAKCIELRPDRFSVFGYAHVPSFKKHQRKIDEDALPANIERHLQSETIAQALVDAGYVRIGFDHFALPHDSLAAAKHEGRLRRNFQGYTDDAAETLIGLGASAIGRMPQGFVQNVMAIRDYLARIAEDRLATTKGYAFTADDRFRADLIERVMCDMAVDLSKIARSHGCAPQTAIVDRSRLEGLIAAGAVTMEGEERLFVSDGAEFLVRSVASAFDAHLARSAAVNNRGV, from the coding sequence ATGCGATCCGATCTGGCGCAATCGTACGGACAAGATAGGCTCCCCCACTACACGAGCTACCCTCCCGCACCACATTTTTCTCCGGCCATCGCGGAAGCCGACTATCGAAATTGGCTGAAATCGCTTTCGCCCCGGAAATCCGCATCGATCTACCTGCACGTCCCCTTCTGCCGGTCCATGTGCTGTCATTGCGACTGTCACACCTCGGTCACGAAGAAGGACGATCCGATTGCCGTCTACACCTCGGGCCTGCGCACCGAGGCCCACCTCGTCGCCCAAACCATCGGTCACCGCCTGCCGATCTCCCATATCCATTTCGGCGGCGGCACACCAACAATCATGACGCCCGGGGCCTTTGCGGATCTCGTCGGCGCGCTCCGCTACTCCTACTTCGTGCTGCCCGACGCCGAACTCGCCGTGGAGATCGATCCGCGCACCCTGACGGAGGCAATGGCCGAGGCCCTGGGCTACAGCGGGGTCACCCGCGCCAGTCTCGGCGTACAAAGTTTCGACCCGGCTGTGCAGCGCGCCATCGACCGTCTGCAGAGCTTCGGGCAGACCGCCAAGGGTGTCGAGCAACTGAGGCGTTCTGGGGTCGGCCGGCTTAACTTCGATCTTCTCTACGGTCTGCCGCTTCAAACGGTACAATCGTGCTTGGACACGGTCGCCAAATGCATCGAACTTCGTCCGGATCGCTTCTCGGTGTTCGGTTACGCACACGTTCCGTCGTTCAAGAAGCATCAGCGGAAGATTGATGAAGACGCCCTTCCCGCCAACATCGAGCGGCACCTGCAATCCGAAACGATCGCGCAGGCGCTCGTTGACGCCGGCTACGTGCGCATCGGCTTCGACCACTTCGCCCTGCCCCACGACAGTCTCGCCGCGGCGAAGCACGAGGGGCGGCTGCGCCGGAACTTCCAGGGCTACACCGACGACGCCGCAGAAACGCTCATCGGACTCGGCGCAAGCGCCATCGGTCGGATGCCGCAAGGATTCGTACAGAATGTCATGGCGATCCGCGACTACCTGGCGCGCATCGCCGAGGACCGGCTGGCCACCACGAAGGGCTACGCTTTCACGGCTGACGACCGCTTCCGGGCCGATTTGATTGAGCGGGTGATGTGCGACATGGCAGTCGATCTATCTAAGATTGCTCGTTCCCATGGCTGCGCCCCGCAGACGGCCATCGTCGATCGGTCCCGTCTAGAGGGCCTCATCGCGGCCGGCGCAGTGACAATGGAAGGCGAGGAGCGACTGTTCGTCTCGGACGGCGCGGAGTTTCTGGTACGGAGCGTGGCATCCGCATTCGATGCTCATCTGGCCCGATCTGCGGCTGTCAACAACCGCGGAGTTTGA
- a CDS encoding SUMF1/EgtB/PvdO family nonheme iron enzyme, with protein MFSGSSTGCAAQAGGAFGTNSKELDDLGGNAREWTETCTALHDGRERITNPNCGVRVVEGAHRAYMTDFVRDAKTGCCASGVPPPILASGSSSSHRSPPLPALSAASPPCSGEADPASI; from the coding sequence ATCTTCTCGGGATCGTCCACAGGCTGCGCCGCCCAGGCGGGCGGCGCGTTTGGCACCAACAGCAAAGAACTGGACGATCTTGGCGGCAACGCCCGGGAATGGACCGAGACTTGCACCGCCCTCCATGATGGCCGCGAGCGCATCACGAACCCTAACTGCGGCGTGCGCGTCGTGGAAGGCGCCCATCGCGCCTACATGACCGACTTCGTCCGCGATGCCAAAACGGGGTGCTGCGCGTCGGGCGTTCCGCCCCCAATCTTGGCTTCCGGCTCGTCATCGAGCCATCGGAGCCCGCCGTTGCCGGCATTGTCCGCAGCATCTCCACCTTGCTCGGGAGAAGCCGATCCAGCATCGATCTAA
- a CDS encoding IclR family transcriptional regulator, giving the protein MAKTGVDAVGRALAILKAFAPERAAMTLTEIAEATDLYKSTVLRLAASLEADGFLVRGVDRLFRPGPELWRLGALYQRGLDLGDLIRPSLHRLVEVTGETASFYIAEGDERICLYRVNSPRSVRHHLEEGQRLPIDRGAAGRVLAAYRDSASADGKKIRDRGFYVSIGERDSEVAAAAVPVIDLHGKLRGALSVSAIRTRFDAHARKAAIDVLRSEAKALVGLLPASDR; this is encoded by the coding sequence ATGGCAAAAACGGGGGTCGATGCTGTTGGGCGGGCCTTGGCGATCCTCAAGGCCTTCGCCCCCGAGCGCGCGGCCATGACGCTGACGGAGATTGCGGAGGCAACCGACCTCTACAAGAGCACGGTCCTTCGCCTTGCCGCATCGCTTGAGGCAGATGGCTTCCTGGTGCGGGGCGTCGACCGGCTATTTCGACCGGGACCGGAGCTATGGCGCCTAGGGGCGCTTTATCAGCGCGGGCTCGATCTCGGTGATCTCATCAGACCCTCGCTCCATCGTCTGGTCGAGGTAACTGGAGAGACCGCATCCTTCTACATCGCCGAGGGCGACGAGCGCATTTGCCTTTATCGGGTCAATTCTCCGCGTTCAGTTCGGCATCACCTCGAAGAAGGTCAGCGATTGCCCATCGATCGCGGCGCCGCCGGCCGTGTTCTTGCCGCCTACCGCGATTCTGCATCAGCTGATGGAAAGAAGATCAGAGATCGGGGTTTCTACGTTTCGATCGGCGAGCGCGATTCTGAGGTCGCGGCCGCAGCCGTGCCCGTGATCGACCTTCATGGCAAATTGCGCGGGGCGCTCTCCGTCTCCGCCATTCGGACCCGCTTTGATGCACATGCTCGAAAGGCTGCCATTGACGTTCTCAGGTCCGAGGCCAAAGCGCTGGTAGGTCTGCTGCCTGCAAGCGACCGCTGA
- a CDS encoding ABC transporter ATP-binding protein, with protein MAGRPALAVDLRDVMIRFGDFTAVKSMNLQVGETEFVAVVGPTGCGKSTILNTVTGLLEPAAGDVRIFGKSLTGLNGQPGYMLQQEGLLPWKTAQDNVGLGLVFQGSSIEKARTQARPWLAKVGLKGFDERYPHQLSGGQRKRVAMAQTLIMEPKIVLMDEPFSALDVHTRRLMHRILLELWQADRRSLVFITHDLDEAITLADRGVVMSAGPASRMVGDVRITLPRPRDVSALQTTDEFVALYREIWLLLGAEVEKSYATQG; from the coding sequence ATGGCGGGGCGGCCGGCACTTGCCGTCGACTTGCGCGACGTGATGATTCGCTTCGGCGACTTCACCGCCGTGAAAAGTATGAACCTCCAGGTCGGCGAGACCGAATTCGTTGCAGTGGTGGGACCGACCGGCTGCGGGAAATCGACTATTCTCAACACCGTGACCGGACTGCTGGAGCCCGCCGCGGGGGACGTTCGCATCTTCGGCAAGTCGCTTACCGGCCTGAATGGTCAGCCCGGCTACATGCTGCAACAGGAAGGGCTGCTGCCCTGGAAGACCGCGCAGGACAATGTCGGGCTTGGACTCGTGTTTCAGGGCAGTTCGATCGAGAAGGCGCGCACGCAGGCTCGGCCCTGGCTCGCCAAAGTCGGCCTGAAAGGGTTCGACGAGCGCTATCCGCATCAATTGTCCGGCGGGCAGCGCAAGCGTGTCGCGATGGCCCAGACGCTGATCATGGAGCCGAAGATCGTCCTGATGGATGAGCCTTTCTCCGCGTTGGATGTTCACACACGTCGTCTCATGCACCGCATCCTGCTCGAACTCTGGCAGGCGGACCGGCGCTCCCTCGTCTTCATCACGCATGATCTCGACGAAGCGATCACGCTGGCGGACCGCGGTGTTGTGATGTCCGCGGGTCCCGCCAGCCGCATGGTTGGCGATGTCAGGATCACGCTGCCACGTCCACGCGATGTCTCGGCGCTCCAGACCACCGACGAATTCGTCGCTCTTTATCGTGAAATCTGGTTGCTGCTCGGCGCCGAAGTGGAGAAAAGCTATGCGACGCAGGGGTAA
- a CDS encoding ABC transporter permease → MRRRGKVALTQFAIFLGVILIWELGVRGGLIDPFFFPAPSTLVARIGEWISTADFWTDVGITLLETVLSFLAGIGIGTVLGIWLGLSQFVAEVVQPFIKMFNAIPRILLGPIFVIWFGLGLTSKVALGVTPVLFVAFFNTFQGVREVNPVVLANARLRASKSSLLRHIYLPSATTWILSSLRVSVGMAVLGAVVAEYLGSSAGLGHLIAQAEGVLDAAGVFAGIIVLSAFVVVLDAIVDRAEKRLLVWRPAPAHEG, encoded by the coding sequence ATGCGACGCAGGGGTAAGGTCGCTCTCACGCAGTTCGCCATCTTCCTCGGTGTGATCCTGATATGGGAACTGGGTGTGAGGGGCGGGCTGATCGATCCTTTCTTCTTTCCGGCACCGTCGACGCTTGTCGCGAGAATAGGCGAGTGGATATCGACGGCGGACTTTTGGACCGATGTTGGCATAACGCTGTTGGAGACGGTCCTGTCGTTCCTCGCCGGTATCGGAATCGGCACCGTGCTTGGTATCTGGCTGGGCTTAAGCCAATTTGTGGCCGAAGTCGTTCAGCCCTTTATCAAGATGTTCAATGCCATCCCACGCATCTTGCTGGGACCCATTTTTGTCATCTGGTTCGGATTGGGGCTCACCTCCAAGGTCGCGCTCGGCGTGACGCCGGTTCTGTTCGTCGCATTCTTCAACACGTTCCAAGGAGTCCGCGAGGTCAATCCGGTCGTGCTGGCCAATGCCCGCTTGCGTGCATCGAAGTCCTCTCTGCTGCGCCACATCTACCTGCCGTCCGCCACAACCTGGATTCTGTCCAGCCTGCGGGTATCCGTCGGCATGGCCGTTCTGGGCGCGGTGGTTGCGGAGTATCTCGGCTCGTCCGCGGGATTGGGGCACTTGATTGCGCAGGCCGAGGGCGTCCTCGATGCCGCCGGGGTGTTTGCAGGAATCATCGTTCTCTCCGCCTTCGTCGTTGTCCTCGACGCCATCGTCGACCGCGCGGAAAAGCGGCTCCTGGTCTGGCGGCCAGCGCCTGCCCACGAAGGCTGA
- a CDS encoding ABC transporter substrate-binding protein has translation MLVMVAAFSVMSANAAEPEKTKLKIAVGSQILNYMPLELGVKLGAFKDEGLDVTVENFQAGGSKALQALVGGSVDGTVGFYDHTIQMQAQGKQISCVFLLNDIPGVLLGVRTELADKVKTGADLKGLKLGITAPGSSTDTMARSYIKKSGLGPRDVNIIAVGSGAPGLVTLEAKNIDALVYFDPIATLLARKNGAIPLFDARTVEGSKQAFGGIYPTACLYLQQSFIDKNPETVQRLVNALLKTHRWINSVSTEQLVDAIPPGYKTDNRDVNIQIMSASKALFSPTGQMDIEAAKVPLAVLSDFDPKIAAAKIDLSKTFTNRFAEQAAQQLK, from the coding sequence ATGCTGGTCATGGTGGCCGCTTTCTCGGTCATGTCCGCGAATGCCGCCGAGCCCGAGAAAACAAAGTTGAAGATCGCCGTGGGGTCACAGATCCTCAACTATATGCCTCTCGAACTTGGTGTGAAGCTCGGCGCCTTCAAAGACGAGGGCCTCGACGTGACCGTCGAGAACTTCCAGGCCGGTGGCTCAAAGGCGTTGCAGGCGTTGGTCGGCGGCTCGGTCGACGGCACTGTCGGATTTTACGATCACACCATTCAGATGCAAGCGCAGGGCAAGCAAATTTCCTGCGTGTTCCTGCTCAATGACATTCCAGGTGTGTTGCTCGGTGTCCGCACTGAGCTAGCCGATAAGGTCAAGACCGGCGCCGACCTGAAGGGTCTTAAGCTCGGGATCACGGCGCCGGGATCATCGACCGACACCATGGCGCGCTCCTACATCAAGAAATCAGGATTGGGCCCGCGCGATGTGAACATCATCGCGGTCGGCAGCGGCGCACCGGGCTTGGTGACGCTTGAGGCCAAGAACATCGACGCGCTCGTCTACTTCGACCCTATCGCAACGCTTCTCGCGCGCAAGAACGGGGCGATACCGCTGTTCGACGCGCGCACGGTCGAAGGCTCAAAACAGGCCTTCGGCGGAATCTATCCGACCGCGTGTCTCTACCTGCAGCAGTCCTTCATCGACAAAAATCCGGAAACGGTTCAGCGCCTGGTTAACGCCTTGCTCAAAACTCACCGCTGGATCAACTCCGTGTCGACGGAGCAGCTCGTCGATGCGATACCCCCTGGTTACAAGACTGACAATCGCGACGTGAATATCCAAATCATGAGCGCGTCGAAAGCGCTGTTCTCGCCAACCGGGCAGATGGACATCGAGGCGGCCAAGGTCCCATTGGCTGTTCTGAGCGACTTCGATCCAAAAATCGCTGCCGCAAAGATCGACCTGAGCAAGACCTTCACCAATCGCTTCGCCGAACAGGCCGCGCAGCAGCTGAAATAG
- a CDS encoding CaiB/BaiF CoA-transferase family protein: MSLPLTGFRVLDLSNVLAGPFCGYHLARLGAEVIKVENPNGGDLARRLGADPQRSERLQGLSFVAVNAGKQSVALDLKSDSGREVFLRLVKEADVVLESFRPKVMERLGLGVDVLSRQNPRLIYCAISGFGQSGPWSARPAYDQIVQGLSGAMSVTGDTASAPLRTGFPISDTIAGLTAAFAIAAALVEQRHSGRGRFIDVSLLEATVAAMGWVVSNHLNAGVEPQPMGNENFTAAPSGTFRTATGPLNISANEQKQYEALCDLIGRPDLKTDPRFAGREMRKVNRAALNAELNKALSCKPADKWESQMNLAGVPAGCVLTVSQVLQQPQLLDRRFVEALVPEEAGARPLRITRPGFRLNEEFPVPSPAPALGADTEKWLKRLGYSHADVERLVSSRAVGTPHQGETDLPAARVATNGTAS, translated from the coding sequence ATGTCTCTGCCGCTAACCGGCTTCCGCGTCCTCGACCTGTCCAACGTGCTGGCCGGGCCGTTCTGCGGTTACCACCTCGCGCGCCTTGGCGCGGAGGTGATCAAAGTCGAAAATCCGAACGGCGGCGACCTGGCGCGGCGACTCGGAGCCGATCCGCAAAGGTCAGAGCGCCTGCAGGGACTTTCATTCGTCGCCGTGAACGCCGGCAAGCAATCCGTGGCGTTGGACTTGAAGTCAGATTCGGGCCGCGAGGTGTTCTTGCGGCTCGTCAAGGAAGCCGACGTGGTGCTCGAAAGCTTCCGGCCGAAAGTGATGGAACGGCTTGGCCTGGGCGTAGATGTGCTCAGCAGGCAGAATCCGCGTCTTATTTACTGCGCGATCTCCGGTTTCGGGCAGAGCGGGCCGTGGTCCGCCCGTCCGGCCTATGACCAGATCGTCCAGGGTCTCTCCGGAGCCATGAGCGTCACCGGCGATACAGCTTCGGCTCCGCTGCGCACCGGCTTTCCGATCTCGGACACCATCGCGGGACTGACAGCTGCGTTTGCCATCGCCGCGGCTCTGGTCGAACAGCGGCACAGCGGCCGAGGTCGCTTCATCGACGTGTCCCTGCTCGAGGCCACGGTTGCAGCGATGGGATGGGTTGTCTCCAACCACCTGAACGCCGGCGTCGAGCCGCAGCCTATGGGCAACGAGAACTTCACGGCGGCTCCGTCCGGCACGTTCCGCACGGCAACAGGCCCGCTGAATATTTCCGCCAACGAGCAGAAGCAATACGAAGCGCTATGTGACCTGATCGGCCGACCGGACCTGAAGACGGACCCACGCTTCGCAGGGCGCGAGATGCGCAAGGTCAATCGCGCAGCGCTGAACGCGGAGTTGAACAAGGCACTGAGCTGCAAGCCTGCTGATAAATGGGAGTCCCAAATGAATTTGGCTGGTGTTCCCGCAGGCTGCGTGCTGACGGTCTCGCAAGTTTTGCAGCAGCCACAGTTGCTCGATCGCCGGTTCGTCGAGGCGCTGGTGCCGGAAGAGGCTGGTGCGCGGCCGTTACGAATCACGCGGCCAGGCTTCCGGCTGAATGAGGAGTTTCCGGTGCCTTCACCAGCTCCAGCACTCGGCGCCGACACTGAGAAATGGCTGAAGCGGCTCGGCTATTCGCATGCAGATGTTGAGAGGCTGGTGTCGAGCCGCGCGGTCGGCACGCCACATCAGGGCGAGACCGATCTTCCGGCAGCTCGCGTGGCCACGAACGGAACGGCATCATGA
- a CDS encoding citryl-CoA lyase gives MSEQELRQQAAHWWRTSICDIVPGRIAYRGYPIEQLIGRISFPAMIWLMLRGDLPTPAQEHLLQAALVASIDHGPHAPSIAIAQMAVSCGLPLNGAIASAINTLDDVHGGAGEQAIELYEDVLRRRDGLEIGEAASAAIDHFTARRGKYLPGFGHRFHPVDPRAAPLLALVDAAADEGSVSGDYARAARAIERAMQQRKGKLIPMNIDGATAVIYGELGFAPALARGVFCLSRAVGILAHAWEQTGRKDRNKGPMPKQFGYKYEGQPRRTLGGAS, from the coding sequence ATGAGCGAACAAGAATTGCGACAGCAAGCCGCCCATTGGTGGCGAACCTCGATCTGCGATATCGTGCCCGGTCGCATCGCCTATCGGGGCTATCCGATCGAACAGTTAATCGGCCGGATTTCCTTTCCCGCCATGATTTGGCTGATGTTGCGCGGCGATCTGCCGACGCCCGCGCAGGAGCATTTGCTACAAGCTGCGCTGGTCGCGTCCATCGACCATGGTCCGCACGCGCCCTCCATCGCGATCGCGCAAATGGCGGTGAGCTGCGGCCTGCCCCTGAACGGTGCAATCGCCTCCGCAATCAATACGCTCGATGACGTACATGGCGGAGCAGGAGAGCAGGCAATCGAACTGTACGAAGATGTGTTGCGACGGCGCGATGGGCTGGAGATCGGCGAGGCCGCTTCCGCCGCGATCGACCATTTCACCGCAAGACGCGGCAAATATCTGCCCGGTTTCGGCCACCGGTTTCATCCGGTCGACCCGCGCGCAGCACCGCTATTGGCGCTGGTGGATGCCGCTGCCGACGAGGGCAGCGTCAGCGGCGATTATGCCAGGGCCGCCCGCGCGATCGAGCGCGCGATGCAGCAGCGCAAGGGCAAACTCATTCCGATGAACATTGATGGCGCCACCGCGGTCATTTACGGCGAGCTGGGCTTTGCGCCTGCGCTGGCGCGCGGGGTCTTCTGCCTGTCGCGTGCGGTTGGAATCCTTGCGCATGCGTGGGAGCAGACCGGGCGCAAGGATCGCAACAAGGGACCGATGCCCAAGCAGTTCGGCTACAAATATGAGGGCCAGCCGCGCCGCACATTGGGAGGCGCGTCATGA
- a CDS encoding EAL domain-containing protein: protein MGHGQAELVGRKPVIFGHRKVRPRACVAGGKRHLRAFLRDVLEGMGFVISECGTADELSHVLCTEFPDLILLGIGSDRIEPGRLLEILVREEFAGKVLAFGARESIVMTAVQQVGGEYGLAMLPPLRTPFAAETLRDRVAMLLPREPAPRPAVHVGEALHAGWLELWYEPKFDACTLSRRGAEALVRMRHPTWGVVPPAYFIPEPHDPHFRELSQFVIDRAIRDWHYLLEHQTSIDLSINLPAAFLIDPQGVRDLCQRMPSHPDFGGLTIEIASKEAIQNLDLLIEVAREVRFHNIGLAIDNVGTNWPQLMGVEKFPFMKLKVDRKFISGCGNGALKRTVCRHIVDLAKEYSVRTVAEGVESEADLIAVTELGFDLAQGHLFGKAMPLKQFAQSSFSPPPLRPK from the coding sequence ATGGGGCATGGGCAGGCCGAACTTGTCGGACGAAAACCTGTAATCTTCGGGCACCGTAAGGTGCGGCCGCGAGCGTGCGTGGCGGGCGGAAAGCGGCATCTGCGCGCCTTTCTTCGGGATGTGCTGGAGGGTATGGGGTTTGTTATCAGCGAATGCGGCACTGCTGACGAGTTGTCGCACGTACTCTGCACGGAGTTCCCTGATCTGATCCTGCTCGGCATTGGCTCGGATCGCATCGAGCCTGGACGATTGCTCGAGATACTCGTACGCGAAGAATTTGCGGGCAAAGTGCTGGCGTTCGGCGCCCGCGAGTCGATCGTCATGACGGCAGTGCAGCAGGTGGGGGGCGAATATGGACTTGCTATGCTGCCGCCGCTGAGGACGCCGTTTGCAGCTGAGACGTTGCGCGATCGGGTCGCCATGCTCTTGCCCAGAGAGCCGGCGCCCCGTCCGGCGGTCCATGTCGGAGAAGCCTTACACGCTGGCTGGCTTGAGCTCTGGTATGAGCCGAAGTTTGACGCGTGTACCCTCAGCCGCCGCGGCGCCGAGGCGCTTGTGCGAATGCGGCACCCGACCTGGGGCGTTGTTCCACCAGCCTATTTCATCCCGGAGCCTCACGATCCGCATTTTAGGGAGTTGTCGCAGTTCGTGATCGACCGCGCCATCAGGGATTGGCACTATCTTCTGGAGCACCAAACTTCGATCGATCTCTCCATCAATCTCCCGGCCGCATTCCTGATTGACCCGCAGGGGGTACGTGATCTCTGTCAGCGCATGCCGTCGCACCCGGATTTCGGCGGCTTGACGATTGAAATCGCGAGCAAGGAGGCCATCCAGAACCTAGATCTCCTGATCGAGGTCGCGCGTGAGGTTCGCTTTCACAACATTGGCCTTGCAATCGACAATGTTGGCACCAATTGGCCGCAGCTCATGGGGGTGGAGAAATTCCCGTTCATGAAGTTGAAAGTAGACCGGAAGTTCATCTCTGGTTGCGGAAATGGGGCCCTGAAGCGAACGGTGTGCCGCCATATCGTTGATCTAGCCAAAGAGTACAGTGTGCGCACTGTCGCCGAAGGTGTGGAGAGCGAGGCCGACCTGATTGCTGTGACCGAACTCGGCTTCGACCTTGCGCAGGGCCATCTGTTCGGAAAGGCCATGCCGCTGAAGCAATTTGCACAATCATCCTTCAGCCCTCCTCCACTTCGTCCAAAATAG
- a CDS encoding 4Fe-4S binding protein — protein MAYKIVASQCTVCGACEFECPNAAISLKRDIYVIDAKKCTECEGHCDTPQCAVVCPVPDTCVPSKAA, from the coding sequence ATGGCTTACAAGATCGTCGCTTCGCAATGTACGGTTTGTGGTGCATGTGAGTTCGAGTGTCCCAACGCGGCGATCAGCCTCAAGCGTGACATTTACGTTATCGACGCCAAGAAGTGTACGGAGTGCGAGGGCCATTGCGACACGCCGCAATGCGCGGTCGTCTGTCCGGTGCCTGACACCTGTGTCCCGTCTAAGGCAGCATAG
- a CDS encoding cytochrome c peroxidase: MSTCSKTLSRTKRDRVTFENFAKAIEAFEATLITPAAPFDQYLGGNTHALNDQEKSGLALFMEKGCSTCHNGINVGGQAYFPFGAMKKPDPRVLPDADGAGSRSPRRPPTNMSSARRRCGTSPCEPLTSIRVRFGI; this comes from the coding sequence ATGTCGACTTGTTCAAAAACGCTTTCCCGAACGAAGCGAGACCGGGTCACCTTCGAAAACTTTGCAAAGGCAATCGAGGCTTTTGAAGCAACTCTCATTACGCCTGCGGCCCCATTCGATCAGTATCTGGGGGGCAATACACATGCTCTCAACGATCAGGAGAAGTCAGGCTTGGCGCTGTTTATGGAGAAGGGGTGCTCCACCTGCCACAATGGAATTAATGTCGGTGGACAGGCCTATTTCCCATTCGGCGCGATGAAAAAGCCGGACCCAAGGGTGCTTCCGGACGCCGACGGGGCCGGTTCGCGGTCACCAAGGCGGCCGCCGACGAATATGTCTTCCGCGCGGCGCCGTTGCGGAACGTCGCCTTGCGAGCCCCTTACTTCCATTCGGGTCAGGTTTGGAATCTGA
- a CDS encoding cytochrome-c peroxidase encodes MLFFDPRLSASEIISCNTCHNLATGGVDAGPTSVGHGWKVGLRRAPTLYNAVFNTAQFWDGRAVDLKAQATGPVQASAEINATPDHVLDTLNSMASYVDLFKNAFPNEARPGHLRKLCKGNRGF; translated from the coding sequence ATGCTGTTCTTCGATCCGCGGCTATCGGCAAGCGAGATCATCAGCTGCAATACGTGCCACAATCTCGCCACCGGCGGAGTCGATGCCGGTCCGACCTCCGTCGGTCACGGCTGGAAGGTCGGCCTACGTCGGGCCCCCACCCTCTACAATGCAGTGTTCAATACGGCGCAATTCTGGGACGGACGCGCCGTGGACCTCAAGGCGCAAGCCACCGGCCCTGTGCAGGCGAGTGCCGAAATTAATGCGACTCCGGATCATGTGCTCGACACCTTGAACTCAATGGCAAGCTATGTCGACTTGTTCAAAAACGCTTTCCCGAACGAAGCGAGACCGGGTCACCTTCGAAAACTTTGCAAAGGCAATCGAGGCTTTTGA
- a CDS encoding helix-turn-helix domain-containing protein: MMSAKKKLPAHSRGSGNIFTDLGLPNAHEHQLKAALVVQLKRLMAERKMTQAQAAKLVGVKQPNLSKLLRGQFRLVSVVKLLRMLTAFDQDVEITVKRHRKRGRAGRITFIQAEELPKGEGA, translated from the coding sequence ATGATGAGCGCGAAGAAGAAGCTGCCCGCCCACAGTCGGGGCTCCGGCAACATTTTTACTGATCTCGGCCTGCCGAATGCCCACGAGCACCAACTCAAGGCAGCCCTCGTCGTACAACTGAAACGGTTGATGGCGGAGCGGAAGATGACGCAGGCCCAAGCCGCGAAACTGGTGGGCGTGAAGCAGCCCAACTTGTCCAAGCTGCTTCGGGGCCAGTTCAGGCTGGTTTCGGTGGTAAAACTGCTGCGTATGCTGACAGCGTTCGACCAGGACGTCGAAATAACGGTAAAGCGACATCGGAAGCGCGGCAGAGCGGGCCGGATCACGTTTATTCAGGCCGAGGAGTTGCCGAAAGGGGAGGGGGCATGA
- a CDS encoding superinfection immunity protein, protein MIPLAAAYLLPTIIAFKFRHHYAWALAILNVVFGSPVLG, encoded by the coding sequence ATGATCCCGCTGGCCGCGGCGTACCTTCTGCCAACCATCATCGCCTTCAAGTTTCGGCATCACTACGCCTGGGCGTTGGCCATCCTGAACGTCGTCTTTGGCTCCCCCGTGCTCGGCTGA